The Nocardioides campestrisoli genome includes a window with the following:
- a CDS encoding FlgD immunoglobulin-like domain containing protein, translating to MSTHGGVRLAVPTVLAMLATLLLGGAPAAAAGDGKPRILDASPSTFSPNGDGVRDRLTVRYSLPRSGPVEFRVSSVSDFQPFTVSLGWKAAGRHTWTWDGRNPQGRVVPHANYTIRLRTAQGSAEGWATVDLKFQPSTSVIERYGQHRRAVTKVYPRSRAVRDSVGLQVSVASGEVQRGHFVVRSAAGRVVVRRVVASLPRGSREPWQRQLTWDARDGQGRPLPPGRYLAYVSGADRAGNTGNSKPLPLWVSKDRLEWRKETQQLLPSTTQIELDAWSDAKDPWDFYLCGSVTQSSRLLGGLTHRAGDCPATETWRTSDLAMSAHFLPVPGAVRGVAALRVAFAGEPTDRRAADRGTLTAGGDRRGAVSSVKGARTAWVERPDYGQGQEGGGRDWDRVPAGAYWTFSTGGDDAFDVGGFTVDLRYLAVADQ from the coding sequence ATGAGCACACATGGGGGAGTGCGACTGGCGGTCCCGACGGTCCTGGCGATGTTGGCGACCTTGCTGCTGGGCGGGGCTCCGGCCGCCGCGGCAGGCGACGGCAAGCCGCGCATCCTCGACGCATCGCCGTCCACGTTCTCGCCGAACGGCGACGGGGTGCGGGACCGGCTGACGGTCCGTTACTCACTTCCGCGGAGCGGACCGGTCGAATTCCGCGTGTCGTCGGTGTCGGACTTCCAGCCGTTCACCGTCTCCCTCGGGTGGAAGGCCGCGGGTCGGCACACCTGGACCTGGGACGGCCGCAACCCGCAAGGCCGCGTCGTCCCGCACGCGAACTACACGATCCGGCTGCGGACCGCACAAGGCTCGGCCGAGGGCTGGGCCACCGTGGACCTGAAGTTCCAGCCGAGCACCTCGGTGATCGAGCGCTACGGCCAGCACCGGCGCGCGGTGACGAAGGTCTACCCCCGCTCCCGGGCGGTCAGGGACAGCGTCGGGCTCCAGGTCAGCGTGGCCAGCGGGGAGGTGCAGCGCGGCCACTTCGTCGTGCGCAGCGCAGCCGGCCGGGTCGTCGTACGCCGGGTCGTGGCGTCGCTGCCCCGCGGGAGCCGGGAACCTTGGCAACGGCAGCTGACCTGGGACGCCCGTGACGGGCAGGGCCGCCCGCTGCCGCCCGGTCGCTACCTCGCCTACGTCTCGGGAGCCGATCGGGCGGGCAACACGGGGAACAGCAAGCCGCTGCCCCTGTGGGTCTCGAAGGACCGGCTGGAGTGGCGCAAGGAGACTCAGCAGCTGCTCCCGTCCACGACGCAGATCGAGCTCGACGCCTGGAGCGACGCCAAGGACCCGTGGGACTTCTACCTCTGCGGCTCCGTGACGCAGAGCAGCCGGCTGCTGGGTGGCCTGACCCACCGAGCCGGAGACTGCCCCGCCACCGAGACCTGGCGGACCAGCGACCTGGCCATGTCCGCCCACTTCCTCCCTGTCCCCGGGGCCGTCCGCGGCGTCGCCGCCCTCCGCGTCGCCTTCGCCGGCGAGCCGACGGACCGCCGCGCGGCCGACCGCGGAACCCTCACAGCGGGAGGCGACAGGCGGGGCGCGGTCTCGTCCGTCAAGGGTGCCCGGACCGCCTGGGTCGAGCGCCCGGACTACGGCCAGGGGCAGGAGGGCGGAGGCCGGGACTGGGACCGGGTCCCCGCCGGCGCCTACTGGACGTTCTCCACCGGCGGCGACGACGCCTTCGACGTCGGCGGGTTCACCGTGGACCTGCGGTACCTGGCGGTCGCGGACCAGTAG
- a CDS encoding alpha/beta fold hydrolase, whose translation MTERPPLLLLHGVMMSANVWSAVVPLLSDRYDVLAPTAAGHRGGPALTGRASVAVLTDHTERYLDELGLDTVHVAGNSLGGWMAVELARRGRARSVCGLSPAGFWTPGSPDQTRSRSRLRFVRNLTRASAPVMPVAMRSATVRRLSMRDIAAHGDRLTPQAATTAATDLLHCTAGLELLATTESVAPLDPLPCPVTFAWPELDRIFPQQVNGTTAQQLVPGAKHIVLPGTGHVPMIDDPALCARVIAESAV comes from the coding sequence ATGACCGAGCGCCCGCCGTTGCTGCTCCTGCACGGGGTGATGATGTCCGCGAACGTGTGGTCCGCGGTCGTCCCGCTGCTCTCCGACCGGTACGACGTGCTGGCGCCCACCGCCGCCGGTCACCGGGGCGGACCCGCGCTGACGGGGCGGGCGAGCGTCGCGGTGCTGACCGACCACACCGAGCGGTACCTGGACGAGCTGGGGCTCGACACCGTGCACGTGGCCGGCAACAGCCTGGGTGGCTGGATGGCCGTCGAGCTCGCCCGCCGTGGTCGGGCCCGGTCGGTCTGCGGGCTCTCCCCCGCGGGCTTCTGGACGCCGGGCTCCCCGGACCAGACGCGGTCGCGGTCCCGGCTCCGGTTCGTGCGCAACCTGACCAGGGCGAGCGCCCCGGTGATGCCGGTGGCCATGCGCTCCGCGACGGTCCGGCGGCTCAGCATGCGTGACATCGCGGCGCACGGCGACCGGCTCACGCCCCAGGCCGCCACCACGGCTGCGACCGACCTGCTGCACTGCACCGCCGGCCTCGAGCTGCTCGCCACCACCGAGTCGGTCGCACCGCTGGACCCGCTGCCGTGCCCGGTCACCTTCGCCTGGCCCGAGCTCGACCGGATCTTCCCGCAGCAGGTCAACGGCACCACCGCTCAGCAGTTGGTCCCCGGGGCGAAGCACATCGTGCTCCCGGGCACCGGGCACGTCCCGATGATCGACGATCCCGCACTGTGCGCGCGAGTGATCGCGGAGTCCGCAGTCTGA
- a CDS encoding zinc metalloprotease: MAPRRRQCAAMEEYERLLEEQPSFRTNQRRAEEFTARAVSSGVAERVARRLVTIPTVVHVVHKKPGENISDAQVQSQLAVLNRDYRATNPETKKVPAPWKGLVADAKIEFRLATEDPQGRPTDGIVRVQTDRGSFGPGDEVKRDSKGGSTAWPSDAYLNIWVCSLGGGLLGYAQFPGGPKSTDGVVVLNTAFGTKGTAAAPFNKGRTLTHEVGHWLNLRHIWGDTLDCGGGDRVPDTPNCEGPNYGTPRFPVISCQNGPHGGMFMNYMDYVDDAAMFMFTAGQVNRMNACLAGPRKSFATPKAL; the protein is encoded by the coding sequence ATGGCTCCCAGACGTCGTCAGTGCGCCGCGATGGAGGAGTACGAGCGGCTGCTCGAGGAGCAGCCGTCGTTCCGGACCAACCAGCGCCGTGCCGAGGAGTTCACGGCCCGCGCGGTCAGCTCGGGCGTGGCGGAGCGCGTCGCCCGCCGGCTCGTCACCATCCCCACGGTTGTGCACGTGGTGCACAAGAAGCCGGGGGAGAACATCAGCGACGCCCAGGTGCAGAGCCAGCTCGCCGTGCTCAACCGGGACTACCGAGCGACCAATCCCGAGACGAAGAAGGTGCCGGCCCCGTGGAAGGGGCTGGTCGCCGACGCCAAGATCGAGTTCCGGCTCGCGACCGAGGACCCGCAGGGCAGACCCACGGACGGCATCGTCCGGGTGCAGACCGACCGTGGGTCGTTCGGTCCCGGCGACGAGGTGAAGCGGGACAGCAAGGGCGGGTCGACAGCCTGGCCCTCCGACGCCTACCTCAACATCTGGGTCTGCTCGCTCGGCGGCGGCCTGCTCGGCTACGCGCAGTTCCCCGGAGGCCCGAAGTCGACCGACGGGGTCGTCGTCCTCAACACCGCGTTCGGGACGAAGGGGACGGCCGCGGCCCCGTTCAACAAGGGACGCACCCTGACCCACGAGGTGGGGCACTGGCTCAACCTGCGCCACATCTGGGGCGACACCCTCGACTGCGGCGGCGGCGACCGGGTGCCGGACACCCCCAACTGCGAGGGGCCCAACTACGGCACGCCGAGGTTCCCGGTGATCTCGTGCCAGAACGGGCCGCACGGCGGGATGTTCATGAACTACATGGACTACGTCGACGACGCAGCGATGTTCATGTTCACCGCCGGCCAGGTGAACCGGATGAACGCCTGCCTGGCCGGGCCGCGCAAGTCCTTCGCGACGCCGAAGGCGCTCTGA